From a single Stigmatopora nigra isolate UIUO_SnigA chromosome 21, RoL_Snig_1.1, whole genome shotgun sequence genomic region:
- the col9a1c gene encoding uncharacterized protein col9a1c — protein MAFCDFSSTRKPPFSATIRTYSPIFTVLVSFLFASVLGQVDFNRLDGDTVCPPMRSGQDDLPGFDLITQFQLDVIPLKGVRKVDGSTPLQVAYRLDREANFQIPTMLNFPRGFPDEYSFMVTFRMIKNTISKVWNIWQIVDEDGRKQAGLRLNGDQQSLEYFLTGSDGNLQTVTFPGLSVLFNTKWHKVMIGVEREQVTLYVDCQPVDQKPIKDKGPINTEGDTLIGRLETDPGASVVFELQWMLIHCDPKRSQRESCNELPATEMFANAEPDRTIPGPPGANGPEGPRGPAGEGGRDGRDGLPGSPGSPGPTGSKGEQGEIGLPGQRGLPGLSGPSGSPGSMGPRGPMGERGLPGFPGTPGLPGPTSEGPPGPPGKPGISGDEGNIGPEGAPGPKGDGGNPGPPGIPGPPGPMGPPGASVEGSGESCPAACPAGPQGLAGLPGMKGHKGISGENGKDGIPGEKGDAGPQGPQGTPGHMGDDGQRGPIGLPGTTGEKGDKGPPGFNGMPGPTGPPGAPGVEGLRGRQGLEGPKGDEGAIGSQGEQGVQGEKGDVGTPGKDGMDGIPGVDGAKGESGPSGTVGVRGVVGIPGLPGKKGVIGARGEKGDTGDEGLAGPIGLPGKTGEAGKPGEDGKPGDKGSTGETGKQGPIGPAGPPGIEGEKGEKGNTGEKGLKGHTGYKGDQGPMGPEGPKGSLGNTGLSGDPGVKGDQGPPGIPGIVGEQGVKGTRGATGADGRPGQPGHEGLAGPMGARGLEGEPGLPGAPGPRGLPGPKVNDDKLREMCSAVVEEQLGEFMKDFLKRPAALGAPGIPGLVGPPGPAGLDGAPGQPGAQGPMGVKGHPGFFGMPGSPGKKGDPGAKGDKGIKGEDGVGIKGSAGLPGAPGAPGSPGIGKDGKDGERGEQGSPGIPGTAGLKGPPGPPGLCDPSTCTNRNPPALFMYSGKNSSGYKKK, from the exons ATGGCCTTCTGCGACTTCTCTTCGACGAG AAAACCGCCATTTTCAGCCACAATAAGGACATACTCTCCTATCTTCACCGTCCTTGTGTCCTTTCTATTTGCTTCAGTACTTGGAC AAGTGGATTTCAACCGACTAGATGGAGACACAGTCTGCCCACCCATGAGAAGTGGACAAGATGACCTACCAG GTTTCGATTTGATTACCCAATTCCAACTGGACGTCATCCCGTTAAAAGGTGTACGGAAGGTGGACGGTTCAACACCCCTCCAGGTGGCGTACCGTCTCGACCGAGAGGCTAACTTCCAAATTCCAACTAT GCTCAACTTTCCTCGTGGTTTCCCCGACGAATACTCCTTCATGGTGACCTTCCGTATGATCAAAAACACAATCAGCAAAGTGTGGAACATCTGGCAAATCGTAGACGAGGACGGCCGCAAACAAGCAGGCCTGAGATTAAACGGCGACCAGCAATCTCTTGAATATTTCCTAACCGGCTCGGATGGCAACCTCCAAACCGTCACCTTCCCCGGCCTATCCGTGCTCTTCAACACCAAATGGCACAAGGTAATGATCGGTGTGGAGCGTGAACAGGTCACACTCTACGTGGACTGCCAACCCGTGGACCAAAAACCCATCAAGGACAAAGGGCCCATTAACACAGAGGGAGACACTCTCATAGGCAGGCTGGAAACTGATCCTGGGGCATCTGTGGTG tttgagcTCCAGTGGATGCTGATTCACTGCGACCCAAAGAGATCCCAGCGAGAAAGCTGCAACGAGTTACCCGCCACCGAG ATGTTTGCCAATGCTGAG CCTGATCGAACAATCCCAGGACCCCCTGGAGCCAATGGCCCTGAGGGTCCTCGTGGTCCCGCGGGGGAAGGTGGCAGAGATGGACGAGAT GGACTTCCAGGGAGTCCCGGCAGCCCAGGTCCGACT GGTAGCAAAGGCGAGCAGGGGGAAATTGGACTTCCTGGGCAACGAGGTCTACCGGGTCTTTCAGGACCATct GGTTCACCCGGCTCAATGGGTCCCCGAGGGCCAATGGGGGAGCGA GGTCTTCCTGGGTTTCCTGGGACTCCAGGACTCCCT GGCCCTACAAGTGAAGGACCCCCT GGACCGCCAGGAAAACCAGGAATTTCGGGGGATGAAGGAAATATCGGGCCTGAG GGTGCACCAGGACCGAAAGGGGACGGTGGAAATCCAGGACCTCCTGGGATTCCAGGACCTCCAGGTCCAATG GGGCCTCCTGGTGCCAGTGTTGAGGGAAGTGGGGAATCT TGTCCTGCAGCCTGCCCTGCTGGGCCTCAGGGATTGGCTGGGCTACCAGGCATGAAG GGACACAAAGGTATCTCTGGTGAAAATGGGAAAGACGGTATCCCTGGAGAAAAG GGAGATGCAGGACCACAAGGTCCTCAAGGTACTCCAGGTCACATGGGAGACGAT GGTCAAAGAGGACCCATTGGATTACCTGGTACCACTGGAGAAAAAGGAGATAAA GGTCCTCCAGGTTTTAATGGCATGCCTGGACCCACTGGCCCACCTGGAGCTCCT GGTGTGGAGGGACTGCGTGGACGTCAAGGTTTGGAGGGACCAAAGGGTGATGAG GGAGCAATAGGATCTCAAGGAGAGCAGGGGGTTCAAGGAGAAAAAGGAGATGTT GGAACGCCAGGCAAAGATGGTATGGATGGAATTCCTGGAGTGGATGGTGCTAAG GGAGAGTCTGGGCCTTCTGGAACTGTCGGTGTGAGGGGAGTTGTGGGTATTCCT ggtCTTCCGGGCAAGAAGGGAGTCATTGGAGCTCGCGGTGAAAAG ggTGATACTGGTGATGAGGGACTTGCAGGGCCCATTGGACTTCCTGGGAAAACT ggcgAGGCTGGAAAACCTGGAGAAGATGGAAAACCAGGAGATAAAGGGTCAACT GGTGAAACTGGAAAACAAGGGCCAATTGGGCCTGCTGGGCCACCAGGCATTGAG GGcgaaaaaggagaaaagggcAACACTGGAGAAAAGGGGTTAAAAGGTCACACTGGATACAAAGGAGATCAG GGACCAATGGGCCCAGAAGGTCCAAAAGGAAGTTTG GGCAATACAGGTCTTTCTGGAGATCCTGGAGTCAAAGGAGACCAG GGCCCACCTGGTATCCCTGGAATTGTAGGAGAG CAAGGAGTAAAGGGAACGAGAGGTGCAACCGGAGCTGATGGAAGACCAGGTCAACCAGGTCATGAGGGTTTGGCTGGTCCAATGGGAGCCCGAGGTTTGGAGGGAGAACCAGGATTACCTGGAGCACCAGGTCCAAGAGGTCTACCT GGCCCAAAAGTGAATGACGACAAGCTCCGGGAAATGTGTTCAGCTGTTGTTGAAG AACAATTAGGAGAATTCATGAAAGATTTCCTGAAGAGACCCGCCGCTCTAGGAGCCCCCGGAATCCCAGGACTCGTCGGACCACCGGGTCCCGCCGGATTAGATGGAGCACCAGGACAACCAGGAGCTCAAGGACCGATGGGGGTCAAAGGCCATCCGGGTTTCTTTGGAATGCCTGGATCACCTGGAAAGAAAG GCGATCCTGGAGCTAAGGGCGATAAAGGCATTAAGGGTGAGGATGGTGTTGGAATTAAAGGCAGTGCAGGATTGCCAGGAGCACCAG GTGCCCCGGGTTCGCCTGGCATTGGCAAAGATGGCAAAGATGGAGAACGCGGTGAACAAGGAAGCCCTGGTATCCCTGGCACAGCAGGTCTAAAGGGTCCTCCTGGTCCACCGGGTCTTTGCGATCCATCAACCTGTACAAACCGAAATCCACCAGCTCTCTTTATGTACAGTGGGAAAAATTCATCcggttacaaaaaaaagtga